In Carya illinoinensis cultivar Pawnee chromosome 10, C.illinoinensisPawnee_v1, whole genome shotgun sequence, one DNA window encodes the following:
- the LOC122278502 gene encoding uncharacterized protein LOC122278502 has product MSKAYDRVEWDFKQKVMIKMGFADIRVNLVMECVSTVSYSLLINGIPQELFSPSKGIRQADPLSPYLFIICSEFLNHSLNQAELQGLIYGIPTIRGGLHVTHLLFADDSLVFCRSNPTEWNRLQQVLSKYEQVTGQRLNLDKTSIFFGNNTKLEVQETIL; this is encoded by the coding sequence atgagtaaggcctatgacCGTGTGGAGTGGGACTTCAAGCAAAAAGTTATGATAAAGATGGGATTTGCTGACATACGGGTAAATTTGGTGATGGAGTGTGTTTCTACTGTTAGTTACTCACTACTAATCAATGGCATCCCTCAAGAGCTTTTCTCACCTTCTAAAGGTATCAGGCAGGCAgatcctctctctccctacctCTTCATTATTTGTTCTGAATTCCTAAACCATAGCCTTAACCAAGCTGAACTGCAGGGCCTTATTTATGGAATCCCAACTATTCGAGGGGGCCTACATGTGACTCACCTactatttgcagatgacagtcTAGTTTTCTGTAGATCAAACCCAACTGAGTGGAATAGACTACAGCAAGTCCTCAGCAAGTATGAACAAGTTACTGGCCAAAGACTTAACCTTGATAAAACTTCTATCTTCTTTGGTAACAACACCAAGCTAGAGGTTCAAGAAACCATCCTCTAG